The genomic segment GTGCGGTCGATCTTCGGCGGGGCCGCCGTGAAGACGTACAGGTGCCCCGGGTGCATGCAGGAGATCCGGCCCGGCGTGGCCCACGTGGTGGCGTGGCCGGTCGACGGCAGCGGCGATCTGACCGACCGCCGGCATTGGCACACCGGCTGCTGGAAGGCGCGCGACCGGCGCGGTCCCGGCATCGAGCGCTCGCGCAACGCACCCCGCTACGGCTAGAGGCTCACCGACCACCCCGTAGCCACCCCTATCCCGACCGAAGGCCCTGTCTGCCATGAGTGCTCCGATTCGCGCCAACTCGATTCTGCCCGCCCACCGGGAGGACATCGAGCTGGCGACCGCCGACGGTCTCACCCTCGTCGGTGAGCTGGCCCGCCCGCTCGACCGCGACCCGGTGGCCACGCTGGTCTGCCTGCACCCGCTGCCCACCCACGGCGGGATGATGGACAGCCACGTGTTCCGCAAGGCCGCCTGGCGGCTGCCCGCCCTGGCCGGGATCGCCGTGCTGCGCTTCAACACCCGCGGCACCTCCAGCGTCCGCGGCACCAGCGAGGGCACGTTCTCGGCCGGCGCCGACGAGAAGTTCGACGTGGCCGCCGCGATCGAGTACGCCGAGTTCGCCGACCTGCCCGACGTGTGGCTGCTGGGCTGGTCGTTCGGCACCGACCTGACGCTCATGCACGGGCTCGACCCGGGGGTGGCGGGCGCGATCCTGCTTTCCCCGCCGCTGCGTTACTCGCAGCCCGAGCACCTCAAGGCGTGGGCCGCCGAGGGCAAGCCGCTGACCGCGATCGTCCCCGAGTTCGACGACTACCTGCGCCCGGCCGAGGCCACCGAGCGATTCGCGGCCGTGCCGCACGCCGAGGTGCTGGCGATCCCGGGCGGCAAGCACCTGTGGGTGGGCGACGCCGAGAAGGTGCTCGACGAGGTGGTCAAGCGGGTGGCGCCGGGCGTCGAGACCCCGCTGCCCCGCACGTGGGACGGTCCGATGGAGACGGGCGACATGAACGCCTACGCCGATCGCACCACCGCCGCGTTCCGCGAGGTGCCGATGCCTACCGCGCCTCCTGGCTCGGAATGAGCACCTCGCGCATGATCAGCTGAATGG from the Paractinoplanes abujensis genome contains:
- a CDS encoding alpha/beta hydrolase → MSAPIRANSILPAHREDIELATADGLTLVGELARPLDRDPVATLVCLHPLPTHGGMMDSHVFRKAAWRLPALAGIAVLRFNTRGTSSVRGTSEGTFSAGADEKFDVAAAIEYAEFADLPDVWLLGWSFGTDLTLMHGLDPGVAGAILLSPPLRYSQPEHLKAWAAEGKPLTAIVPEFDDYLRPAEATERFAAVPHAEVLAIPGGKHLWVGDAEKVLDEVVKRVAPGVETPLPRTWDGPMETGDMNAYADRTTAAFREVPMPTAPPGSE